The following coding sequences are from one Dermacentor andersoni chromosome 5, qqDerAnde1_hic_scaffold, whole genome shotgun sequence window:
- the LOC126530928 gene encoding uncharacterized protein isoform X1, whose protein sequence is MESSGTKAGARRQNSKNRRKEYKEHSTFARIREDETPRCSRSLDSLTCGDGGPAGRSNCAGNRRAPKNQRQGRPSSSSQRRPSGQSEVVAGEHEQERSNARGSRRGKNPNNKNNGRKGRRLRRSASSAAADRDDGKDTTAKNRQPVRRTSSEGPRPRSMVVLREGHEIRRVGSSKRDADGSKAGSMSTLASGDCGSAQWNHGGSSRTAAGTGARLLKTTSLTELFAVEVGLAPAAGVTHKESRRRRIVFAVVLVALALLTASVLLVAITLFLSPTVDEVLRKENENLFRLPTSTAATTTTGSTVTATATTTFASDNATLTAPPVAVG, encoded by the exons ATGGAAAGCAGTGGAACCAAAGCTGGAGCTAGGCGTCAGAACTCCAAGAACCGCCGCAAGGAGTACAAGGAACACTCAACATTCGCTCGGATTAGGGAAGACGAGACGCCGCGGTGTTCTCGGAGTCTCGACAGCCTCACCTGCGGCGATGGCGGGCCGGCAGGTCGCAGCAACTGCGCTGGGAACCGCAGGGCACCGAAAAATCAGCGACAAGGAaggccgtcgtcgtcgtcccaaCGGCGACCGTCCGGGCAGTCGGAAGTGGTCGCCGGCGAGCACGAACAGGAGAGGAGCAACGCCCGCGGAAGCAGGCGGGGCAAGAACCCCAACAACAAGAACAACGGTCGCAAAGGACGACGCCTGCGACGTTCTGCATCCTCCGCGGCAGCGGATCGGGACGACGGCAAGGATACTACGGCGAAGAACCGGCAACCGGTGCGAAGGACAAGCAGTGAAGGGCCGAGGCCTCGCAGCATGGTGGTGCTTCGAGAGGGTCACGAGATTCGTCGGGTGGGCAGCTCCAAGCGGGACGCGGACGGTAGCAAAGCGGGGTCGATGTCGACCTTGGCGTCCGGTGACTGTGGCAGTGCCCAGTGGAATCACGGCGGTTCGAGCAGGACAGCAGCCGGTACTGGCGCTCGGCTGCTGAAAACTACGTCGCTGACCGAACTGTTCGCGGTCGAAGTGGGACTGGCGCCTGCGGCGGGTGTCACCCACAAGGAGAGCCGTCGGCGCAGGATCGTATTTGCCGTGGTTCTCGTGGCGCTGGCTCTGCTCACGGCCAGCGTCCTGCTCGTCGCCATCACACTGTTCCTATCGCCTACCGTCGACGAAGTTT TGAGGAAAGAGAACGAAAACCTGTTCCGGCTACCGACGTCCACGGCCGCCACCACCACGACAGGAAGCACCGTGACGGCGACGGCTACCACAACGTTCGCGTCGGACAACGCGACGCTGACCGCGCCGCCGGTGGCCGTCGGCTGA